The Dendropsophus ebraccatus isolate aDenEbr1 chromosome 10, aDenEbr1.pat, whole genome shotgun sequence genome has a segment encoding these proteins:
- the TMEM187 gene encoding transmembrane protein 187, producing the protein MNISKMTAQDHSLWHVLVAVAVCLVTVSTGVLDTVTTELGYSHYAEKPVPGLPGFLSMPCNSLINLGYIILGIYWLAQDDKDIGIQSPNGRYLKNVFSWMAIVYGPVQWARIWTQTHWAAVLDQWFTMPIFAWAIIWGNSILNNWDRQHFIAVEFLSLSSYFLSTIHPQGFEVALVIHILWAFTSGLRLQRKYGDATTRMYLVLASISCLGFVNLKLLDHWLAQYFVFQRLTGHFWSKICDVLQFHYAFCFLAYLDCYRPTKMKK; encoded by the coding sequence ATGAATATTTCAAAAATGACAGCACAGGACCATTCATTGTGGCATGTTCTAGTGGCTGTCGCAGTGTGCCTGGTGACTGTGAGCACCGGGGTATTGGACACAGTTACTACAGAGCTAGGCTACAGTCACTATGCTGAGAAGCCTGTGCCAGGACTCCCTGGTTTCCTCTCCATGCCTTGTAACTCTCTCATTAATCTTGGATATATTATTTTGGGTATATATTGGCTGGCCCAGGATGACAAGGATATTGGAATTCAAAGCCCGAATGGACGCTATCTGAAGAATGTCTTCTCCTGGATGGCTATTGTATATGGCCCAGTCCAGTGGGCCAGGATATGGACTCAGACACACTGGGCTGCTGTTCTAGACCAATGGTTTACAATGCCTATTTTTGCATGGGCAATTATCTGGGGGAACTCCATACTGAACAACTGGGACCGCCAACACTTCATAGCGGTGGAGTTCCTCTCATTGAGCAGCTATTTCCTGAGCACGATCCATCCACAAGGATTTGAAGTAGCTCTGGTCATACATATCCTATGGGCATTCACATCGGGACTGAGACTGCAGAGAAAGTATGGAGATGCAACCACAAGGATGTACTTGGTTCTTGCCTCCATATCGTGCCTAGGATTCGTTAATCTAAAACTTCTTGATCACTGGTTGGCGCAGTATTTTGTCTTCCAGAGACTCACTGGACACTTCTGGTCGAAAATATGCGACGTCTTACAGTTTCATTATGCTTTCTGCTTCTTGGCATATCTAGATTGTTACAGACCAACCAAGATGAAGAAATAA